Proteins from a single region of Scatophagus argus isolate fScaArg1 chromosome 23, fScaArg1.pri, whole genome shotgun sequence:
- the LOC124054530 gene encoding serine/threonine-protein phosphatase PP1-beta catalytic subunit: MAEGELDVDSLISRLLEVRGCRPGKIVQMTEAEVRGLCIKSREIFLSQPILLELEAPLKICGDIHGQYTDLLRLFEYGGFPPEANYLFLGDYVDRGKQSLETICLLLAYKIKYPENFFLLRGNHECASINRIYGFYDECKRRFNIKLWKTFTDCFNCLPIAAIVDEKIFCCHGGLSPDLQSMEQIRRIMRPTDVPDTGLLCDLLWSDPDKDVQGWGENDRGVSFTFGADVVSKFLNRHDLDLICRAHQVVEDGYEFFAKRQLVTLFSAPNYCGEFDNAGGMMSVDETLMCSFQILKPSEKKAKYQYGGMNSGRPVTPPRTAQPPKKR, from the exons ATGGCGGAGGGGGAGTTGGACGTTGACTCGCTGATTTCCAGGCTTTTAGAGG TGCGAGGATGTCGTCCAGGGAAGATTGTCCAGATGACGGAGGCTGAGGTGCGCGGCCTCTGCATCAAGTCCCGGGAGATCTTCCTCAGTCAGCCAATCCTTCTGGAGCTGGAGGCTCCGCTCAAAATCTGTG GTGATATTCATGGACAATACACAGATCTGCTGAGGCTCTTTGAATATGGCGGCTTCCCCCCAGAGGCCAACTACCTGTTCCTGGGCGACTATGTGGACAGAGGCAAGCAGTCTCTAGAGACCATCTGCCTGCTGCTGGCGTACAAGATCAAATACCCCGAGAATTTCTTCCTGCTCAGGGGCAACCACGAGTGTGCCTCCATCAACCGCATCTACGGCTTCTATGATGAGT gtaAACGCAGATTCAACATCAAGCTGTGGAAGACGTTCACCGACTGCTTCAACTGCCTGCCCATCGCCGCGATAGTGGACGAGAAGATCTTCTGCTGTCACGGAG GTCTCTCTCCAGACCTGCAGTCTATGGAGCAGATCAGACGCATCATGAGGCCCACAGACGTGCCTGACACAG GCCTCCTGTGTGATCTGCTGTGGTCAGACCCAGACAAGGACGTCCAGGGCTGGGGAGAAAACGACCGTGGCGTCTCTTTCACCTTTGGAGCTGATGTGGTCAGCAAGTTCCTAAACCGTCACGACCTGGACCTCATCTGCAGAGCTCACCAG GTGGTAGAAGATGGTTACGAGTTTTTTGCAAAGCGACAGCTGGTGACTCTCTTCTCAGCTCCCAACTACTGCGGGGAGTTTGACAACGCTGGCGGCATGATGAGCGTGGATGAAACCCTGATGTGTTCCTTCCAG aTCCTGAAGCCATCTGAGAAGAAAGCTAAGTACCAGTACGGCGGGATGAACTCGGGTCGGCCCGTCACTCCTCCCCGCACAGCCCAACCTCCAAAGAAACGATGA